The following are encoded in a window of Acipenser ruthenus chromosome 26, fAciRut3.2 maternal haplotype, whole genome shotgun sequence genomic DNA:
- the LOC117963441 gene encoding transcriptional regulator Kaiso-like, with amino-acid sequence MASIKLISAADSQYSGTLLKALNEQRSTGLFCDVTIIVQDRKFRAHKNILSSSSTYFHQLFSVAGQVIELNFIKAEIFEEILNYIYSSKIIRVRSDILEELIKSGQTLGVKFIANLGLPLSQVKGLPGLSKDSVPDGVGSSSASKGPGSQNIPAKNDLITQEAGGEAMPIITEAFSLSSEEFKQSEGFVDDDSDSDDVIFCSEITPPKSGVSSSTATQCQSNSTATQGQTNPSEIIDLEEEETAENSPPDPVSSSRLIQGNTEKNSSVVTIPFSEQEEANPAPGTSSSHNQPDSSSLASLPEHESPDTSMNLASPTGSSSWDSFCSPPSTPVPVTSSPTGMYPSTKAKENHEARGVQKKQVIALLENAASKPGEFKIKLSDIGSASRSINGAAELKGSENITGGKKIITLDKGAEIDALSTGCKVYANIGENTYDIVIPVKDDPGEGDSQSGGGKKSRMATSDELDTSPSRKKIRVKHDDHYELIMDGRIFYICIVCKRSYVCLTSLRRHFNTHSWERKYPCRYCDKVFALAEYRTKHEIHHTGERRYQCLLCEEYFINYQVLSSHCKSVHNQDPSGKKEKDDNESKLYRLLPCKSLQLRPYSYVSNPSGGIPIINEDGLVYHVDPSKAGSGFSPGSQPLATGKQVVHWDDIFVHPGSGQPATYVHPSEGTSEFEFVIPESY; translated from the coding sequence ATGGCGAGCATTAAGCTAATTTCAGCAGCGGACTCTCAGTACTCTGGGACACTCTTGAAGGCTCTCAATGAGCAGCGCAGCACTGGACTCTTCTGCGATGTTACCATTATCGTACAGGACCGTAAATTCAGAGCCCACAAAAACATCCTGTCGTCTTCCAGCACTTACTTCCATCAGCTTTTTTCAGTTGCTGGCCAGGTGATTGAGCTTAACTTCATAAAGGCAGAGATTTTTGAAGAAATACTGAATTACATTTACAGTTCAAAAATCATCCGGGTCCGATCGGATATTCTGGAGGAGCTCATTAAGTCTGGTCAGACGCTAGGAGTCAAATTCATTGCTAACCTGGGTTTGCCCCTCTCCCAGGTCAAAGGATTACCTGGTTTGTCAAAAGATTCTGTACCGGACGGTGTGGGTTCCAGTTCAGCATCCAAAGGCCCAGGCTCGCAAAATATCCCAGCCAAAAATGATCTAATTACCCAAGAGGCAGGTGGTGAGGCCATGCCCATTATAACTGAGGCCTTCTCTCTGTCCAGCGAGGAATTCAAGCAGTCCGAAGGTTTTGTTGACGATGATTCAGATAGCGATGATGTCATCTTCTGCTCTGAAATTACACCCCCAAAATCTGGTGTATCCAGCAGCACAGCGACACAATGTCAGTCCAACAGCACAGCGACACAAGGTCAGACCAACCCTTCTGAAATTATCGACCTAGAAGAAGAGGAGACAGCAGAAAACAGTCCGCCTGATCCTGTTAGCTCCTCTAGGTTGATTCAGGGTAATACTGAGAAAAACTCTAGTGTGGTAACAATACCCTTTAGTGAACAGGAGGAAGCTAATCCAGCACCTGGCACAAGCTCTTCACATAACCAGCCTGACTCCAGTTCCCTCGCCTCCCTCCCGGAGCATGAAAGTCCTGACACCAGCATGAATCTTGCCTCTCCAACCGGCTCTTCATCTTGGGACAGCTTCTGCAGTCCCCCATCCACCCCAGTTCCAGTGACTAGTTCCCCAACAGGCATGTACCCCAGCACTAAAGCAAAGGAAAACCATGAAGCCAGAGGAGTCCAGAAGAAGCAGGTGATCGCTCTCTTAGAGAACGCTGCAAGCAAACCTGGGGAATTCAAAATCAAGCTCTCAGACATAGGGTCGGCAAGCCGTTCCATAAATGGAGCCGCTGAGTTGAAGGGCTCTGAAAACATCACGGGTGGGAAGAAGATCATAACCTTGGACAAAGGTGCTGAAATCGACGCTTTGTCAACTGGGTGCAAGGTGTACGCTAATATTGGAGAGAACACCTATGACATCGTCATTCCAGTGAAAGACGACCCCGGGGAAGGAGATTCCCAATCCGGTGGGGGGAAGAAATCCAGAATGGCTACAAGTGACGAGCTGGACACCTCCCCAAGCCGGAAAAAGATCAGAGTGAAGCACGATGACCATTATGAGCTGATTATGGACGGACGGATCTTTTATATCTGTATTGTTTGCAAGCGGTCGTACGTGTGCCTGACGAGCTTGAGGCGGCACTTCAACACCCACTCCTGGGAGAGGAAGTACCCGTGCCGCTACTGTGACAAGGTGTTCGCTCTCGCCGAGTACAGAACGAAGCACGAGATCCATCACACAGGAGAGCGCCGCTACCAGTGCTTGCTTTGTGAAGAGTATTTCATCAACTACCAGGTGTTGTCCTCGCACTGCAAGTCCGTTCACAACCAGGATCCCTCTGGGAAAAAGGAGAAGGACGACAACGAATCCAAATTGTACCGTCTGCTCCCTTGCAAATCCTTGCAGCTCAGGCCGTACTCCTACGTCTCCAACCCCTCGGGTGGAATACCCATTATAAACGAGGACGGACTTGTGTACCATGTGGATCCCAGCAAAGCGGGGTCCGGGTTCAGCCCAGGCTCCCAGCCGCTCGCAACGGGCAAGCAGGTAGTGCACTGGGATGATATTTTTGTCCATCCTGGGTCGGGGCAGCCAGCGACTTACGTACATCCCTCTGAAGGCACTTCCGAGTTTGAATTTGTTATACCAGAGTCCTACTGA